The genomic interval gtatttctattgCTTTGGTTATACCATTGTTCAAGCGTGACATGTAAACAAAGCGCCAGCTGTCAGTTGTGAATTGACCTACTGGGCATCTATGTTtcgatttctattttattaggTTTGTAGGTTTTGATATAAAGAACTCCATTATATTACTGAGAACGCATTGCCGGTGCAACCACGACATAAAGAAAACGCCTGTATATTTAAGATCTTTAGCTTGGACAAATTCGCCAAACATGAAAAGGAACAAACAGGCGAGCGTGCAACCACCAGACATACATATGTGGGTACAGTTTTCACTATCGTAATGGTGCTAAATTCCCCACCCCTAAAATTCACCAACAACTAAGGCTTAAACCCAAACATTACCTCTTTTAATTAATTGCCTAATTATGTAGTTTTAGCAGTATTCTTCACTTGTATCACAAGGCTTTATTTAATACCAAAAGCTGTCCAactcatattttataaaacatatactttgcctttgtacaaataaaataatattttagaccattttaaacattaaacagcactgattcaaatattttagttttgttaaaatttgttaagtTTGGCCAAGTTTTGAAATGGTTTGCATGCAGAGatatattcaatattaaaaCCCTCTCAACTGAATTAAACCGAGTGTAGCCTTAGTCTCCAGGTTATTTGCAAAATTAAAGTATAGTTAAATGATGGTATAAACAATCGGCCGTTTTGTAATCATTTTTACCTTAAAATAGGCAttagtaatgtttttttgttcaaatacaGTTGCCAGTCCAATGATTCAAAGTTCATTCATGTGATAAAAGATGTTGATTatcaattttcaaaaaaaatagcTGTGTGTTCTGCTGGAGGGCATTTGCGACCTGTTCTAATGTTGTTGGAATTATCAGGTCATGGCATTCCTTGGTTTCTTGGAACAATACTAACAATCTTTAACTCTATTGATGGAGTAAAAGAAACATGCATGAATTTACTGCTAGCATtgatttttgatttgtttgtgGTGGCTCTTATTAAAGGATTATTTCGAAGACCGCGCCCAACCTATAATAAGCAAGACATGCTGGCTACTGTGTCTTTGGATGTATATTCATTTCCATCTGGCCATTCCACAAGATCAGTAATGGTTGCTTTCTTTTTGATAAAccaatttaatttaagtttgttttgtaaggTTTTGTTAATAATATGGTCATTTTGTGTTTGTACTTCACGAGTTATGCTTGGGAGACACCATATTTCTGATGTTATTTGTGGtttttttattggttattCACAGTACTACATAGTCGTACAGTTTTGGTGGTCATACTTTGATTTTTCTGaaatgttacattttatttggtaaaaaacaactttaacacaAAACATTCTTACTATTTTCTCACTTTAAGCAAAATGGGAAAATGAACATCTGACTTATACGACTTATTTTTAATCAAGTACTCTAAATGTTGCTTATAAATATGATGATTGTATTGCTCAATTTGAACAACGTCGGTAAATTTTAACTTGCATAACTCGGCAAAATTATGAAATGTGTTGCCTCTTTGCGGAGCAAATATAAAAGCTGTACCACCTACCTTCAAAACAGAATAAATTGTATCGACAAGAAACGACCTGAACtcatcaaaaaataaacaatctgCACATAAAGCAAAGTCAAATGTTTCCGTGTATTGAGAATAGGTTGCTGGCATGTCCCATCTCAAATCTGTTGCTGATACTTGTGCCTTGTTTGTTCCATTCGATACATTCATTTGGTTGGTGTGTATGGCATCGTTTAGCATGTTAACACATTTACCATTTCCATCAGTAATGAGGACACGCGTGGATGGTGAATTAAAAGCAATGCACATAGCAGCAAGACTTGAACTTCCACCACCGAGTTCAATTACAGATTTTCCACAAAATAAGTCAAGGTTTGACATGCAATAATATGCCATAATTTCTTCACTAGGCCATATGCATACATTTCCAGTGTTATTAAATGATGTTATTTCCtacaaagaaaacaatttttagtaAGACTTGGAAATTAGAAAGCTCCATATAAAAGGAGATAATATTATACTTGGGTGATCCTAGTATATAGAGCGCCATTTTTAACTACCATTTTTAATACTTTCTAATGATGCCATCACCTTAAGATTTAAACATGATT from Ciona intestinalis chromosome 2, KH, whole genome shotgun sequence carries:
- the LOC100185112 gene encoding phospholipid phosphatase 6-like, with amino-acid sequence MKRNKQASVQPPDIHICQSNDSKFIHVIKDVDYQFSKKIAVCSAGGHLRPVLMLLELSGHGIPWFLGTILTIFNSIDGVKETCMNLLLALIFDLFVVALIKGLFRRPRPTYNKQDMLATVSLDVYSFPSGHSTRSVMVAFFLINQFNLSLFCKVLLIIWSFCVCTSRVMLGRHHISDVICGFFIGYSQYYIVVQFWWSYFDFSEMLHFIW
- the LOC100179656 gene encoding calmodulin-lysine N-methyltransferase-like; translated protein: MSKGKERWGVLKNAIVEKRIGDGCESQSTRNSFCFNLFTRKKCNCLEKACVKSRKEENDCRWFAYVCNSMLSVKDIWINHPNPKTNLKEITSFNNTGNVCIWPSEEIMAYYCMSNLDLFCGKSVIELGGGSSSLAAMCIAFNSPSTRVLITDGNGKCVNMLNDAIHTNQMNVSNGTNKAQVSATDLRWDMPATYSQYTETFDFALCADCLFFDEFRSFLVDTIYSVLKVGGTAFIFAPQRGNTFHNFAELCKLKFTDVVQIEQYNHHIYKQHLEYLIKNKSYKSDVHFPILLKVRK